The Aquidulcibacter paucihalophilus genome has a window encoding:
- a CDS encoding Hpt domain-containing protein, whose amino-acid sequence MALRDLSGAVDFTVLERMTGGDDGITEEVLGLFVQQAAMWSPMLDVREDGWRDGVHTIRGAAAGIGADTLAAACQSAEAADKAVAPPLLDRVRDALEIALADVAAYRHALMLRSLRA is encoded by the coding sequence ATGGCGTTGCGCGATCTGTCCGGTGCCGTCGACTTCACGGTCCTGGAGCGGATGACCGGCGGCGACGACGGCATCACCGAGGAGGTACTGGGCCTGTTCGTCCAGCAGGCCGCGATGTGGTCGCCCATGCTGGACGTGCGCGAGGACGGCTGGCGTGATGGCGTGCACACCATCCGGGGCGCGGCCGCGGGCATCGGTGCCGACACCCTGGCGGCGGCCTGCCAGAGCGCCGAGGCAGCGGACAAGGCAGTGGCCCCGCCGCTGCTCGACCGGGTGCGGGATGCGCTGGAGATCGCCCTGGCCGATGTGGCGGCCTACCGGCATGCCCTGATGCTGAGGTCGCTGAGGGCCTAG
- a CDS encoding amidase: MAGEDGGRIYQPPTAAAVVDGHFPGAAAIEGSLTLIASVDTVGPEPFNAVIATSPAMMADDWPIPDGPLRGLPVLLKDNIETADMPTTAGSLALVDNAPGRDAPLVTRLREAGAAILGKANLSEWANIRSTNSISGWSAVGGQTLNPYDPARTPCGSSAGSATAVAMGLVPAAIGTETNGSIVCPASVNGVVGFKPTVGLVSRTHIVPISHSQDTAGPITTTVEDAAIVLTVIAGSDPLDPATVEADARKVDYRAALDAGSLGGARIGVMRFLIANYSAETQAEFERALQAMRDAGAELVEITEGPDMQAVGASFQVLMTELKVDLNAYLASTDPTQVPTRTLADLIAFNAAEPRETPLFGQELFIRAEATTGLEDPAYIEARERSFRAAGPEGIDRMMATHRVVALVAPTTSRAWTNDPADDDRSQGSSSSLAAVAGYPHLTVPMGFDRGMPVGISFIGGKWDDAHILSLGHAYEQRTHERRPPTLVQPSAQNGG, from the coding sequence ATGGCCGGCGAGGACGGCGGTCGCATCTATCAGCCGCCGACGGCCGCCGCCGTGGTGGACGGGCATTTCCCCGGTGCTGCCGCCATTGAAGGGTCGCTCACCCTGATCGCCAGTGTGGACACCGTCGGGCCAGAGCCCTTCAACGCCGTGATCGCAACCAGCCCCGCCATGATGGCGGACGATTGGCCGATCCCCGATGGCCCCCTCCGCGGCCTGCCGGTCCTCCTGAAGGACAACATCGAAACCGCCGACATGCCGACCACGGCCGGCTCTCTGGCCCTCGTCGACAACGCGCCCGGCCGGGATGCGCCCCTGGTCACCCGCCTGCGCGAGGCCGGTGCTGCCATCCTCGGCAAGGCCAATCTGTCGGAATGGGCCAACATCCGGTCGACCAATTCCATCAGCGGCTGGAGTGCGGTCGGGGGCCAGACGTTGAACCCCTATGATCCGGCGCGGACCCCTTGTGGTTCATCCGCAGGCAGCGCGACGGCGGTCGCCATGGGTCTGGTGCCCGCCGCCATCGGCACCGAGACCAACGGCTCCATCGTCTGTCCGGCCTCGGTGAATGGCGTGGTCGGGTTCAAGCCGACCGTTGGTCTGGTGTCGCGCACCCATATCGTGCCGATCAGCCACTCGCAGGACACCGCCGGCCCGATCACCACCACGGTAGAGGACGCCGCCATCGTGCTGACCGTCATCGCCGGCTCGGACCCGCTGGACCCCGCCACGGTCGAGGCGGATGCGCGCAAGGTCGACTATCGCGCCGCGCTGGACGCCGGGTCGCTGGGCGGTGCCCGGATCGGGGTCATGCGGTTCCTGATCGCCAACTATTCGGCAGAGACCCAGGCCGAGTTCGAGCGGGCCCTGCAGGCCATGCGCGACGCGGGGGCCGAACTGGTCGAGATCACCGAGGGCCCGGACATGCAGGCCGTCGGGGCCAGTTTCCAGGTGCTGATGACCGAGTTGAAGGTCGATCTGAACGCCTATCTGGCCTCGACCGACCCGACGCAGGTGCCGACCCGGACCCTGGCCGATCTGATCGCCTTCAACGCCGCCGAGCCGCGTGAGACGCCGCTGTTCGGCCAGGAGCTGTTCATCCGCGCCGAGGCCACGACCGGTCTTGAGGACCCGGCCTATATCGAGGCGCGCGAGCGTTCGTTCCGGGCGGCGGGGCCGGAGGGGATCGACCGGATGATGGCCACGCACAGGGTGGTCGCCCTGGTCGCGCCGACGACGTCGCGGGCCTGGACCAATGATCCAGCCGATGACGACCGGTCGCAGGGATCGTCCAGCTCTCTCGCGGCGGTGGCGGGCTATCCGCACCTGACCGTGCCGATGGGCTTCGACCGCGGCATGCCGGTCGGGATCAGCTTCATTGGCGGCAAATGGGACGACGCCCACATCCTGTCGCTGGGCCACGCCTATGAGCAGCGGACCCATGAACGACGCCCGCCGACGCTGGTGCAACCTTCGGCCCAGAACGGCGGTTGA
- a CDS encoding low affinity iron permease family protein produces MEREFVKFATATAKVAGKPWTFIACLAIVLGWAATGPIFKFSETWQLVINTGTTVITFLMVFLIQNTQNRDGAAMQAKLDELLFAVKQADDRFIGIEHLTELELDAILMEVESRALAIQAGKPARALPGKRARPEAVEAAQPKKASPRKAGKPGA; encoded by the coding sequence ATGGAACGGGAGTTCGTCAAATTCGCCACCGCGACCGCCAAGGTCGCCGGCAAGCCCTGGACCTTCATCGCCTGCCTGGCGATCGTCCTGGGCTGGGCAGCCACCGGGCCGATCTTCAAATTCAGCGAGACCTGGCAGCTGGTGATCAACACCGGGACGACGGTGATCACCTTCCTGATGGTGTTCCTGATCCAGAACACCCAGAACCGTGACGGTGCGGCGATGCAGGCCAAGCTGGATGAGCTGCTGTTCGCGGTGAAACAGGCGGATGACCGGTTCATCGGCATCGAACATCTGACCGAGCTCGAGCTGGACGCCATTCTGATGGAGGTCGAGAGCCGAGCCCTGGCCATCCAGGCGGGCAAGCCGGCGCGGGCCTTACCCGGCAAGCGCGCCCGGCCCGAGGCGGTCGAGGCGGCCCAGCCGAAGAAGGCCAGTCCGCGCAAGGCCGGCAAGCCAGGCGCATGA
- a CDS encoding amino acid permease: MAFWNRRRSIDAMLAPHDGPALKKTLGWPHLMALGVGAIVGTGILTLIGVGAGLAGPAVMISFALAGLVCACAALAYAELSTMMPAAGSAYTYSYAVLGELIAWIVGWSLILEYSLVVSAVAVGWSGYATGFLAGMGVELPAMLAAGPHVEGGLINLPAVFIIAVVTGLLLLGTRESATLNAILVVIKIVALIAFVAIALPAFDAANFTPFMPNGFGSPALPFAEQITGQPVVQTGVMAAAAIIFFAFYGFDAISTAAEETKRPERDLAIGIVGSMVVCTALYLVVAAAAIGARPVASFAESPEPLALILREMGQGTAAQWIAVSAVVALPTVLLAFLFGQSRIFLGMARDGLLPRKLAKVSARGVPAVVTVFTAIVVAGLAGVMRLDELASLANAGTLAAFAAVGVCLIVLRIRDPHRPRVFKAPLWWLVGAITIIGCIVFFFSLRASTQMWFVIWNAVGLVVYFGWSAWNSRLAKGEETAG, from the coding sequence ATGGCCTTCTGGAACCGCCGGCGCTCGATCGACGCCATGCTGGCCCCGCACGACGGGCCGGCGCTGAAGAAGACGCTGGGCTGGCCGCATCTGATGGCCCTCGGCGTCGGCGCGATCGTCGGCACCGGCATCCTGACCCTGATCGGGGTCGGGGCCGGCCTGGCGGGTCCGGCGGTGATGATCAGCTTCGCCCTGGCGGGTCTGGTCTGCGCCTGCGCCGCCCTGGCCTATGCCGAGCTCTCGACCATGATGCCGGCGGCAGGCAGCGCCTATACCTATTCCTACGCCGTGCTGGGCGAGCTGATCGCCTGGATCGTCGGCTGGAGCCTGATCCTCGAATATTCGCTGGTGGTGTCCGCCGTGGCGGTGGGCTGGTCGGGCTATGCGACCGGCTTCCTCGCCGGGATGGGCGTCGAGCTGCCGGCCATGCTGGCGGCGGGACCGCACGTCGAGGGCGGGCTGATCAACCTGCCGGCAGTGTTCATCATCGCCGTGGTGACGGGCCTGCTGCTGCTCGGCACCCGCGAGAGCGCCACGCTCAACGCCATCCTCGTGGTCATCAAGATCGTGGCCCTGATCGCCTTTGTGGCCATCGCCCTGCCGGCCTTCGACGCCGCCAACTTCACCCCCTTCATGCCCAATGGCTTCGGCTCGCCGGCCCTGCCGTTCGCCGAGCAGATCACCGGCCAGCCCGTGGTCCAGACCGGGGTCATGGCGGCGGCGGCGATCATCTTCTTCGCCTTCTACGGCTTCGACGCCATCTCGACGGCGGCCGAGGAAACGAAGCGGCCCGAGCGCGATCTGGCCATCGGCATCGTCGGCTCCATGGTCGTCTGCACGGCCCTGTATCTGGTCGTGGCGGCCGCCGCGATCGGTGCCCGTCCGGTCGCCAGCTTCGCTGAAAGCCCCGAGCCCCTGGCCCTGATCCTGCGCGAAATGGGGCAGGGGACGGCGGCGCAGTGGATCGCGGTCTCGGCCGTGGTCGCCCTGCCGACCGTCCTGCTGGCCTTCCTGTTCGGCCAGAGCCGCATCTTCCTCGGCATGGCGCGCGACGGCCTGCTGCCGCGCAAACTGGCCAAGGTGTCGGCGCGCGGCGTGCCGGCGGTGGTGACCGTCTTCACCGCCATCGTGGTGGCGGGCCTGGCCGGCGTCATGCGGCTGGACGAACTGGCTTCGCTGGCCAATGCCGGGACGCTGGCGGCCTTCGCCGCGGTCGGCGTCTGCCTGATCGTCCTGCGCATCCGCGACCCGCACCGCCCGCGCGTCTTCAAGGCACCGCTGTGGTGGCTGGTCGGAGCGATCACCATCATCGGCTGCATCGTCTTCTTCTTCAGCCTGCGCGCCTCGACCCAGATGTGGTTCGTGATCTGGAACGCCGTCGGCCTCGTCGTCTATTTCGGCTGGTCGGCCTGGAACTCGCGCCTGGCCAAGGGCGAGGAGACCGCCGGCTGA
- a CDS encoding tyrosinase family protein, whose product MLLNRRGALAGAGGLMTALATGEAWAQDARRVRKAASSLSSADDDILAFAEGVKLMKRRSDALSWEAQNRLHAQRAEHGNWRFLPWHRLQVAHMERIIAQVTGHANFAMPYWDWQVDRFLPPWVLDPTSPLYERQRDPAAETLDFQKARFAQSRDVARVSDDNFDAFCGRERAAGRVEAYGHNIIHMLVGGYMGSTRTAALDPVFWLHHCNVDRVWATWHQKNGDLAYPRPWKDVSMSGFTGPDGRQTGRWVASRITSTRGLGYRYDALYAPLVFALPPGALGGPPVSTSEVSIRVDADSTDGSVRLELPAEIVRLLREAPGRVTVEGTGVVAYERSENLTGRGMATSVFAAKGRVDLGVSPTFVHFGGGEDDAHAGHSGHGDYAHVFTFDSAVVQLARLTTGPLAIVSTAQDLRPEEQRPPVRAVSLEATMTVTEYAA is encoded by the coding sequence ATGTTGCTCAACCGACGAGGCGCGCTGGCCGGCGCAGGCGGCCTGATGACGGCCCTGGCGACTGGCGAGGCCTGGGCGCAGGACGCCCGGCGCGTCCGCAAGGCCGCCTCTTCCCTGAGCTCCGCCGACGACGACATCCTCGCCTTCGCCGAGGGCGTCAAACTGATGAAGCGCCGCTCGGACGCCCTCTCATGGGAGGCCCAGAACCGCCTCCACGCCCAGCGCGCCGAGCACGGCAACTGGCGTTTCCTGCCCTGGCACCGGCTGCAGGTCGCCCACATGGAGCGGATCATCGCCCAGGTGACCGGCCACGCCAATTTCGCCATGCCCTACTGGGACTGGCAGGTGGACCGGTTCCTGCCGCCGTGGGTGCTGGACCCGACGTCGCCGCTCTATGAGCGTCAGCGCGATCCGGCGGCCGAGACCCTCGATTTCCAGAAGGCCCGCTTCGCCCAGAGCCGCGATGTGGCCCGTGTTTCGGACGACAATTTCGACGCCTTCTGCGGTCGCGAGCGCGCCGCGGGCCGGGTCGAGGCCTATGGCCACAACATCATCCACATGCTGGTCGGCGGCTATATGGGAAGCACCCGCACGGCGGCGCTGGACCCCGTCTTCTGGCTGCACCACTGCAACGTCGACCGGGTCTGGGCGACCTGGCACCAGAAGAACGGCGACCTGGCGTATCCGCGGCCGTGGAAGGACGTCTCCATGTCGGGCTTCACCGGTCCCGACGGCCGGCAGACCGGACGGTGGGTCGCGTCGCGCATCACCTCCACCCGGGGTCTGGGTTATCGCTACGACGCCCTCTATGCGCCCCTGGTCTTCGCCCTTCCGCCGGGGGCGCTCGGCGGACCGCCCGTGTCGACCAGCGAGGTCTCCATCCGGGTCGATGCTGATTCCACGGACGGCTCGGTCCGGCTGGAGCTACCCGCCGAGATCGTCCGCCTGCTCCGCGAGGCTCCCGGCCGGGTGACGGTCGAGGGGACCGGGGTCGTTGCCTATGAGCGGTCGGAGAACCTGACCGGTCGCGGCATGGCCACCAGCGTGTTCGCTGCGAAGGGCCGCGTGGATCTGGGCGTCTCCCCGACGTTCGTCCATTTCGGCGGCGGCGAGGATGACGCGCACGCGGGCCATAGCGGGCACGGCGACTACGCCCATGTCTTCACCTTCGACAGCGCGGTGGTCCAGCTGGCCAGGCTGACGACCGGGCCGCTGGCGATCGTATCGACAGCCCAGGACCTGCGGCCCGAAGAGCAGCGGCCGCCGGTACGGGCGGTGTCTCTGGAGGCGACGATGACAGTGACCGAGTACGCCGCCTGA
- the cysC gene encoding adenylyl-sulfate kinase — protein sequence MPPLPDTGPKELVRLITCGSVDDGKSTLIGRLLFDAGAIPTDQIAALPDLDGAPDMSFLVDGLSAEREQGITIDVAYRFFDIGERRFVLADTPGHEQYTRNMVTAASTADLAIVLVDARKGLLTQTRRHSRLLALLGVRRVVLAVNKMDLVEGSQARFDVIVDDYRAFAGQIGLTDVTAIPTCARTGGNVSSADGRMPWYNGPDLMTCLRTVHLAEAAPAPMRMTVQGVSRPHADFRGFAGRILAGSARPGDAVRILPSGVSARIERIVTLDGDLDQADAGQSVTLTLTPDVDVSRGNLIAAAGAPPEVADQFEAHLVWMSERPLLPGRSYWLKLGAETIGARISDLKHKVNVDTGEMLAAPTLALNDIGLCTLALDAPVAFEPYALNRDLGGFILIDRMTNETAGAGMIRFALRRAANIHPQALTVSRADRAALKRQSPLVLWFTGLSGAGKSTIADRVEQRLLAEGLHSVMLDGDNVRHGLNRDLGFTDADRVENIRRVAEVARLMTDAGLIVLVSFISPFREERRMARERMEPGEFLEIFIDVPLEVAEARDVKGLYAKARAGQLSHFTGIDSPYEAPEAPDLRIDAAGCSVDEAADRIIALVHAAQATRAAD from the coding sequence ATGCCGCCGCTCCCCGACACCGGACCGAAGGAACTCGTCCGCCTGATCACCTGCGGTTCGGTCGACGACGGCAAGTCGACCCTGATCGGCCGCCTGCTGTTCGACGCCGGAGCCATCCCGACCGACCAGATCGCGGCCCTGCCCGATCTCGACGGTGCCCCGGATATGTCCTTTCTCGTGGACGGCCTGTCCGCCGAGCGCGAGCAGGGCATCACCATCGACGTCGCCTATCGCTTCTTCGACATCGGCGAGCGCCGCTTCGTCCTGGCCGACACCCCGGGCCACGAGCAGTACACGCGCAACATGGTCACCGCCGCCTCGACCGCGGACCTGGCCATCGTGCTGGTCGATGCGCGCAAGGGCCTGCTGACCCAGACGCGGCGGCACAGCCGGCTGCTGGCGCTGCTTGGCGTCCGCCGGGTCGTGCTGGCCGTGAACAAGATGGATCTCGTCGAAGGCTCGCAGGCGCGTTTCGACGTCATCGTCGATGACTATCGCGCTTTCGCCGGGCAGATCGGCCTGACCGATGTGACCGCCATCCCGACCTGTGCGCGCACGGGCGGCAACGTCTCTTCGGCGGATGGCCGTATGCCCTGGTACAACGGGCCCGACCTGATGACCTGTCTGCGGACGGTCCATCTGGCCGAGGCAGCGCCGGCACCGATGCGCATGACCGTCCAGGGCGTCAGCCGCCCCCACGCCGACTTCCGCGGCTTCGCGGGCCGGATCTTGGCCGGCTCGGCCCGTCCGGGCGACGCCGTACGTATTCTGCCGTCAGGCGTCAGCGCCCGGATCGAGCGCATCGTCACCCTGGACGGCGACCTCGACCAGGCCGACGCGGGCCAGTCCGTGACCCTGACCCTCACGCCAGACGTGGATGTCTCGCGCGGCAATCTGATCGCCGCCGCCGGGGCTCCCCCGGAGGTCGCGGACCAGTTCGAGGCCCATCTGGTCTGGATGTCCGAACGCCCCCTGCTGCCGGGCCGCTCCTACTGGCTCAAGCTGGGTGCCGAGACGATCGGGGCGCGGATCAGCGATCTCAAGCACAAGGTCAATGTCGATACCGGCGAGATGCTGGCCGCCCCGACCCTGGCCCTGAACGACATCGGCCTGTGCACCCTGGCGCTCGACGCCCCCGTCGCCTTCGAGCCCTATGCGCTGAACCGCGACCTCGGCGGCTTCATCCTGATCGACCGGATGACGAACGAGACCGCCGGCGCCGGCATGATCCGTTTCGCCCTGCGTCGGGCGGCAAACATTCATCCGCAGGCCCTGACCGTCAGCCGGGCCGACCGCGCAGCGCTCAAACGCCAGTCGCCGCTGGTGCTCTGGTTCACCGGCCTGTCCGGCGCGGGCAAGTCCACCATCGCCGACCGCGTCGAGCAGCGCCTGCTCGCCGAGGGCCTCCACTCGGTGATGCTGGACGGCGACAACGTGCGTCACGGGCTGAACCGGGACCTCGGCTTCACGGACGCCGACCGCGTCGAGAACATCCGACGGGTGGCCGAGGTGGCGCGGCTGATGACGGACGCGGGCCTCATCGTGCTGGTCTCCTTCATCTCGCCCTTCCGCGAGGAACGACGGATGGCGCGCGAGCGGATGGAGCCGGGCGAGTTCCTCGAGATCTTCATCGACGTCCCGCTGGAGGTCGCGGAGGCGCGGGACGTGAAGGGGCTCTACGCCAAGGCGCGGGCCGGGCAGTTGAGCCATTTCACGGGCATTGACAGCCCCTATGAGGCGCCGGAAGCGCCGGACCTGCGGATCGACGCGGCCGGCTGTTCGGTCGATGAGGCAGCGGATCGCATCATCGCCCTCGTCCATGCGGCCCAGGCGACCCGAGCCGCGGACTGA
- a CDS encoding SemiSWEET transporter — MSDLAANVVGTLAALCSITSFAPQMIKIWKERDASSVSLKTYSLTVICFVLWTAYGVLTGAWPIIVANACALVMASGVLVMKWRFREASGR; from the coding sequence ATGAGCGATCTGGCCGCCAATGTCGTGGGCACTCTTGCGGCCCTTTGTTCGATCACCAGCTTCGCCCCGCAGATGATCAAGATCTGGAAGGAACGCGACGCCTCATCGGTGTCGCTGAAAACCTATTCGTTGACGGTGATCTGCTTCGTGCTGTGGACGGCCTACGGCGTGCTGACAGGGGCTTGGCCGATCATCGTCGCCAATGCCTGCGCCCTGGTTATGGCCTCGGGTGTCCTCGTGATGAAGTGGCGGTTCCGCGAGGCTTCGGGGCGCTGA
- a CDS encoding S9 family peptidase: MRNKLLASTLFLAALSPFTAVMAQTADPAVLTPERVFANPSLAGPVARGVSLSPDGELVAFLRSREDDVDVLDLWAAPTGEGEPFKLIDARALVPDAGELSEAEKARRERMRISQRGVVEYSWDQQGRYILAPLEGDIFLAEREGGAVRRLTETPADEIDAKVSPRGNFVSFVRDQDLVVLELNGNRETAVTTDGDGLITWATAEFIAQEEMDRDTGYWWSPDERYIALQRTDESTVDIIPRLDITGGGARVIEQRYPRAGRPNAVVDLYVHDRETGQRTRVDLGTNADIYLARVDWSADGRTLYVQRQSRDQKTLDLLSVDPATGASRVILSRTSDAWVPLTHDFKPLDDGNFIWSSEETGWKHLYLYSRDGRRIRAITSGDYPVKSLNGVNQQTGEVFFTASMRDGRELPIEQQMFRASLRRTVTPVAVTPGGGWWGASMNKTGTAYVGNYTDLNTPTQSGLYRADGTFVRWIEENRLDADHPIYPYVSRRGEVTFGTLESHGETLVWQMTTPPGFDPSKQYPVVMQVYGGPSGGGVRRSWQGSTNQLLTEAGYIVFRLDNRGEGDRSAAFKQALYLRMGQPEIEDQVLAANYLRSLPYVADDRIAMMGWSYGGFMSLMALTEPDMGLASAIAGAPPTEWSLYDTHYTERFMSTPELNAAGYAASDAIPRLPNLTGRLLLMHGMADDNVILENSTRVIDALQASSIPFELMLFPGQRHGVRGNERQLQQWRTYLDFLDRTIGSRVPAAQD, from the coding sequence ATGCGCAACAAACTCCTCGCCTCCACCCTGTTTCTCGCGGCCCTTTCGCCGTTCACCGCCGTGATGGCGCAAACCGCGGACCCGGCGGTCCTGACCCCCGAGCGGGTGTTCGCCAATCCGTCGCTGGCCGGGCCCGTAGCGCGGGGCGTCAGCCTGTCGCCCGACGGCGAACTGGTCGCCTTCCTCCGCTCGCGCGAGGACGACGTCGACGTGCTGGATCTGTGGGCCGCGCCGACCGGTGAGGGCGAGCCGTTCAAACTGATCGATGCCCGGGCGCTGGTGCCGGACGCGGGCGAGCTGTCGGAGGCCGAGAAGGCGCGGCGCGAGCGGATGCGGATCAGCCAGCGCGGCGTGGTCGAGTATTCCTGGGACCAGCAGGGGCGCTACATCCTCGCCCCGCTGGAGGGCGACATCTTCCTCGCCGAGCGTGAAGGCGGGGCCGTGCGCCGCCTGACCGAAACCCCGGCCGACGAGATCGACGCCAAGGTCTCGCCCAGGGGCAATTTCGTCTCCTTCGTCCGCGATCAGGACCTGGTCGTCCTCGAGCTGAACGGAAACCGCGAGACGGCGGTGACCACGGACGGCGACGGCCTGATCACCTGGGCCACGGCGGAGTTCATCGCCCAGGAGGAGATGGACCGCGACACCGGCTACTGGTGGAGCCCGGACGAACGCTACATCGCTTTGCAGCGCACCGACGAAAGCACGGTCGACATCATCCCGCGGCTGGACATCACCGGCGGCGGAGCCCGGGTGATTGAGCAGCGCTATCCGCGCGCCGGCCGGCCCAATGCGGTGGTCGACCTGTATGTCCACGACCGCGAGACGGGACAACGGACCAGGGTCGATCTGGGCACCAATGCAGACATCTATCTGGCCCGCGTCGACTGGTCGGCCGACGGCCGGACTCTCTATGTCCAGCGCCAGTCGCGCGACCAGAAGACGCTCGACCTGCTGAGCGTCGATCCGGCCACGGGTGCCTCGCGCGTGATCCTGTCGCGGACCTCGGACGCCTGGGTTCCGCTGACCCACGACTTCAAGCCGCTCGACGACGGCAACTTCATCTGGTCGTCGGAAGAGACCGGCTGGAAGCACCTGTACCTCTACAGCCGTGACGGCCGCCGCATCCGGGCGATCACCTCGGGCGACTATCCGGTCAAGAGCCTGAATGGCGTCAATCAGCAGACCGGCGAGGTCTTCTTCACCGCCTCGATGCGCGATGGCCGGGAACTGCCGATCGAACAGCAGATGTTCCGCGCCAGCCTTCGCCGGACCGTGACGCCCGTGGCGGTAACGCCGGGCGGCGGCTGGTGGGGCGCGTCGATGAACAAGACGGGCACGGCCTATGTCGGCAACTACACCGACCTGAACACGCCGACGCAGTCCGGCCTGTATCGCGCCGACGGGACCTTCGTGCGCTGGATCGAGGAGAACCGGCTGGACGCCGATCACCCGATCTATCCCTATGTCTCGCGTCGGGGCGAAGTGACCTTCGGCACGCTGGAAAGCCATGGTGAGACCCTGGTCTGGCAGATGACCACGCCGCCGGGCTTCGACCCGTCGAAACAGTATCCGGTGGTCATGCAGGTCTATGGCGGACCGTCCGGCGGCGGCGTCCGTCGCAGCTGGCAGGGCTCGACCAATCAACTGTTGACCGAGGCTGGCTACATCGTCTTCAGGCTCGACAACCGCGGCGAGGGCGACCGCTCCGCGGCCTTCAAACAGGCCCTGTATCTGCGCATGGGCCAACCTGAGATCGAAGATCAGGTGTTGGCGGCGAACTATCTGAGATCGCTGCCCTATGTTGCTGACGACCGCATCGCGATGATGGGCTGGTCCTATGGCGGTTTCATGAGCCTGATGGCCCTGACCGAGCCCGATATGGGCCTGGCCTCGGCCATCGCCGGTGCCCCGCCGACCGAGTGGAGCCTGTACGACACCCACTACACCGAACGGTTCATGTCGACGCCGGAACTGAACGCCGCCGGCTACGCCGCCTCGGACGCCATTCCGCGCCTGCCGAACCTGACCGGCCGTCTGCTGCTGATGCACGGCATGGCCGACGACAACGTCATCCTCGAGAACTCGACGCGGGTCATCGACGCGCTGCAGGCCTCGTCCATCCCCTTCGAACTGATGCTCTTCCCCGGCCAGCGCCACGGCGTCCGGGGCAATGAAAGGCAGCTGCAGCAATGGCGAACCTATCTGGACTTCCTCGACCGCACGATCGGGTCACGGGTGCCCGCCGCGCAGGACTGA
- a CDS encoding ferredoxin--NADP reductase, translating to MTDVAAPPPPAKASAFHELEVLWVRHWTDQLFSFAIARPEDFRFRSGEFVMIGLPGADGGKPILRAYSIASPGWAEELEFLSIKVPDGPLTSRLQKIQPGDTVLMGKKPTGTLVLDALTGGERLWLIGTGTGLAPWLSVARDPDTYSRFGHVVVCHTVRHAADLTYRDFLTSGIHDDPLIGEEARAQLTYYPTVTREPFEHAGRITDRIKSGTLFDDLGLPHGFSPGRDRVMLCGSMAMIKETAELLESFGMKEGSNAEPGDYVLERAFVG from the coding sequence ATGACCGACGTCGCCGCCCCTCCGCCGCCCGCGAAAGCCTCCGCCTTCCATGAGCTGGAAGTGCTGTGGGTGCGCCACTGGACCGACCAGCTGTTCAGCTTCGCCATCGCCCGGCCCGAGGATTTCCGCTTCCGTTCGGGCGAGTTCGTGATGATCGGCCTGCCGGGAGCCGACGGCGGCAAGCCGATCCTGCGCGCCTATTCCATCGCCAGCCCCGGCTGGGCCGAGGAGCTGGAGTTCCTGTCGATCAAGGTGCCCGACGGCCCCCTGACCTCGCGCCTGCAGAAGATCCAGCCGGGCGACACTGTCCTGATGGGCAAGAAGCCGACCGGCACCCTGGTGCTGGACGCCCTGACCGGCGGCGAGCGGCTGTGGCTGATCGGAACCGGCACCGGCCTGGCCCCCTGGCTCAGCGTGGCGCGCGACCCCGACACCTACAGCCGGTTCGGCCATGTCGTGGTCTGCCATACCGTGCGCCACGCCGCCGACCTGACCTATCGCGACTTCCTGACCTCAGGCATCCACGACGATCCCCTGATCGGCGAGGAGGCAAGGGCCCAGCTGACCTACTATCCCACCGTCACCCGCGAGCCCTTCGAGCACGCCGGACGGATCACCGACCGGATCAAGTCCGGCACCCTGTTCGACGACCTGGGTCTGCCGCACGGCTTCTCGCCCGGGCGCGACCGGGTCATGCTGTGCGGCTCCATGGCCATGATCAAGGAAACCGCTGAACTGCTCGAATCCTTCGGCATGAAGGAGGGCTCGAACGCCGAGCCGGGCGACTATGTGCTGGAGCGTGCCTTTGTCGGATAG
- a CDS encoding chorismate mutase, whose amino-acid sequence MAEVRQGVDALDRALVQLLAERQRYMDAAARIKPDRSVVHDEARIEDVVAKVLAAAGPAGLSPAIAEPVWRTLIDRCIAHEFGVWDRTRG is encoded by the coding sequence ATGGCCGAGGTGCGCCAGGGCGTCGACGCGCTCGACCGCGCCCTCGTCCAGCTGCTGGCCGAGCGCCAGCGCTATATGGACGCCGCCGCCCGCATCAAGCCGGACCGGTCGGTAGTGCATGACGAGGCCCGCATCGAGGATGTGGTCGCCAAGGTGCTGGCCGCCGCCGGCCCCGCCGGCCTGTCGCCGGCCATCGCCGAGCCGGTCTGGCGCACCCTGATCGACCGCTGCATCGCGCATGAATTCGGGGTCTGGGACCGCACGCGCGGCTAG